The following are encoded together in the Streptomyces tsukubensis genome:
- a CDS encoding isoprenyl transferase: MAVRGILGRQRREYKLPEPHPSGATPPKLPGELIPNHVACVMDGNGRWAKQRGLPRTEGHRVGEGVVLDVLKGCLEMGVKNLSLYAFSTENWKRSPDEVRFLMNFNRDVIRRRRDEMDELGIRIRWVGRMPKLWKSVVQELQVAQEQTKDNDLMTLYFCVNYGGRAELADAAKLLAQDVASGKLDADKVNEKTIQKYLYYPDMPDVDLFLRPSGEQRISNYLIWQSSYAEMVFQDVLWPDFDRRDLWRACLEYASRDRRFGGAVPNEELAAMEAAMKGRPETD; the protein is encoded by the coding sequence ATGGCAGTACGCGGAATTCTGGGACGGCAGCGCCGCGAGTACAAGCTCCCCGAGCCGCATCCCTCCGGCGCCACCCCGCCGAAGCTCCCCGGCGAGCTGATCCCCAACCATGTCGCCTGCGTCATGGACGGCAACGGCCGCTGGGCCAAGCAGCGTGGGCTGCCCCGCACCGAGGGTCACCGGGTCGGTGAGGGTGTCGTCCTCGACGTCCTCAAGGGCTGCCTGGAGATGGGCGTCAAGAACCTCTCCCTGTACGCCTTCTCCACCGAGAACTGGAAGCGCTCGCCCGACGAGGTGCGCTTCCTGATGAACTTCAACCGGGACGTCATCCGCCGCCGCCGTGACGAGATGGACGAGCTGGGCATCAGGATCCGCTGGGTCGGACGGATGCCCAAGCTGTGGAAATCCGTCGTCCAGGAGCTCCAGGTCGCCCAGGAGCAGACCAAGGACAACGACCTCATGACCCTCTACTTCTGCGTCAACTACGGAGGGCGCGCCGAACTCGCCGACGCCGCCAAACTCCTCGCGCAGGACGTGGCCTCCGGCAAGCTCGACGCGGACAAAGTCAACGAGAAGACGATCCAGAAGTACCTGTACTACCCGGACATGCCGGACGTCGACCTGTTCCTGCGTCCCAGCGGCGAGCAGCGCATCTCGAACTACCTGATCTGGCAGAGCAGTTACGCCGAGATGGTCTTCCAGGACGTGCTGTGGCCCGACTTCGACCGCCGTGACCTGTGGCGCGCCTGCCTCGAATACGCCTCACGCGACCGTCGCTTCGGAGGTGCCGTCCCCAACGAGGAACTGGCCGCGATGGAAGCCGCGATGAAGGGTCGTCCTGAGACGGACTGA
- a CDS encoding metal ABC transporter ATP-binding protein, protein MDTRTRTDIRTEPETGPPTGAETGPEGERPSAAPSSQETVVSLTGAGASLGSRPVLRGVDLAVRRGEVVALLGANGSGKSTAIRTVVGQVPLDSGEVSLFGTPLKSFRDWARVGYVPQRTTAASGVPATVREVVSSGRLARTRLGLPRRADRAAVDRALELVGMGGRAKDSVNALSGGQHQRVLIARALAGEPELLIMDEPMAGVDLASQQVLAGTLREQVAAGVTVLLVLHELGALEPLIDRAVVLRDGCVQHDGPPPKAVGQHALPGHDHVHPHADGEPARAGLLT, encoded by the coding sequence ATGGACACACGCACCAGGACGGACATCCGTACGGAGCCGGAGACAGGACCTCCGACGGGGGCCGAGACCGGTCCGGAAGGCGAACGGCCGTCCGCCGCGCCCTCGTCCCAGGAGACCGTCGTCTCCCTCACCGGCGCGGGTGCCTCGCTCGGCTCGCGGCCCGTGCTGCGCGGCGTGGATCTGGCCGTGCGGCGCGGGGAGGTCGTGGCCCTGCTCGGGGCCAACGGTTCGGGCAAGTCGACGGCGATACGGACCGTGGTCGGCCAAGTACCGCTCGACAGCGGCGAGGTCTCCCTCTTCGGCACGCCCCTGAAGAGCTTCCGCGACTGGGCGCGGGTCGGCTATGTGCCCCAGCGCACCACGGCGGCCTCCGGAGTGCCCGCCACGGTCCGTGAGGTCGTCTCCTCCGGCCGTCTGGCCCGTACGAGGCTGGGGCTGCCGAGGCGCGCGGACAGGGCCGCGGTCGACCGCGCCCTTGAGCTGGTGGGGATGGGAGGCAGGGCCAAGGACTCCGTCAACGCGCTCTCCGGCGGCCAGCACCAGCGGGTGCTGATCGCGCGCGCGCTGGCCGGTGAACCGGAGCTGCTGATCATGGACGAGCCGATGGCCGGGGTGGACCTGGCCAGTCAGCAGGTCCTCGCGGGCACGCTCCGCGAGCAGGTCGCCGCGGGGGTCACCGTCCTGCTCGTACTGCACGAACTCGGCGCCCTTGAGCCCCTGATCGACCGCGCGGTCGTCCTGCGCGACGGATGCGTCCAGCACGACGGCCCGCCCCCGAAGGCGGTCGGGCAGCACGCCCTGCCCGGTCACGACCACGTTCACCCGCACGCCGACGGCGAACCGGCCCGCGCCGGTCTGCTGACCTGA
- a CDS encoding STAS domain-containing protein has protein sequence MRRADGDKDIHVNVEHDAASDLSIVTVTGEADDSTAPLIDRALRRHGTPTTVVFDLSGLSFADSAMLHLMLHESVSSRVVVAGPLPVAIQRLFQATGTEGLFTIAPDIEAALRDL, from the coding sequence ATGCGAAGAGCCGACGGCGACAAAGACATCCACGTCAACGTGGAGCATGACGCGGCCAGCGATCTCAGCATCGTGACCGTGACCGGCGAGGCTGACGACTCCACCGCCCCGCTGATCGACCGGGCGCTGCGGCGTCACGGCACCCCCACGACGGTCGTGTTCGACCTCTCGGGGCTCAGCTTCGCCGACTCCGCCATGCTGCATCTCATGCTGCACGAGAGCGTGAGCAGCCGGGTGGTCGTCGCGGGCCCTCTGCCCGTCGCCATCCAACGGCTCTTCCAAGCGACCGGCACCGAGGGGCTGTTCACCATCGCCCCCGACATCGAAGCGGCGCTGCGCGACCTCTGA
- a CDS encoding glycine--tRNA ligase, with product MAADKIDTIVSLSKRRGFVYPSSEIYGGQRAAWDYGPLGVELKENIKRHWWRYMVTSRDDVVGLDSSVILATETWVASGHVETFSDPLTECTSCHKRYRADHLEEAYEAKHGRLPENGLADLNCPNCGNKGTFTEPKQFSGLLSTHLGPTQDSGSVAYLRPETAQGIFTNFAQVQQTSRRKPPFGIAQMGKSFRNEITPGNFIFRTREFEQMEMEFFVKPGEDETWQEYWMEQRWNWYTGLGMREENMRWFEHPKEKLSHYSKRTADIEYRFQFGGSEWGELEGVANRTDYDLSAHAKASGQDLSYFDQEAGERWTPYVIEPAAGVGRTMLAFMLDAYSEDEAPNAKGKMEKRAVMRFDPRIAPVKVAVLPLSRNPELSPKAKGLAAALRQHWNIDFDDAGAIGRRYRRQDEIGTPYCVTVDFDTLDDNAVTVRERDTMKQERVSLDQIEGYLGSRLIGC from the coding sequence GTGGCCGCCGACAAGATCGACACCATCGTCAGCCTGAGCAAGCGCCGTGGCTTCGTCTACCCGAGCAGTGAGATCTACGGTGGCCAGCGCGCCGCCTGGGACTACGGCCCGCTGGGTGTCGAGCTCAAGGAGAACATCAAGCGGCACTGGTGGCGTTACATGGTCACCTCCCGTGACGACGTGGTCGGCCTCGACTCGTCGGTGATCCTCGCCACCGAGACCTGGGTCGCCTCCGGTCACGTCGAGACCTTCTCCGACCCGCTGACCGAGTGCACCTCGTGCCACAAGCGGTACCGCGCGGACCACCTCGAAGAGGCGTACGAGGCCAAGCACGGCCGCCTGCCCGAGAACGGCCTCGCCGACCTCAACTGCCCCAACTGTGGCAACAAGGGCACCTTCACCGAGCCCAAGCAGTTCTCCGGCCTGCTGAGCACCCACCTCGGCCCGACGCAGGACTCGGGCTCGGTGGCGTACCTGCGCCCCGAGACCGCGCAGGGCATCTTCACCAACTTCGCCCAGGTCCAGCAGACCTCGCGCCGCAAGCCGCCGTTCGGCATCGCGCAGATGGGCAAGTCCTTCCGCAACGAGATCACGCCCGGCAACTTCATCTTCCGCACCCGCGAGTTCGAGCAGATGGAGATGGAGTTCTTCGTCAAGCCGGGCGAGGACGAGACGTGGCAGGAATACTGGATGGAGCAGCGCTGGAACTGGTACACCGGCCTCGGTATGCGCGAGGAGAACATGCGGTGGTTCGAGCACCCCAAGGAGAAGCTCTCCCACTACTCCAAGCGCACCGCTGACATCGAGTACCGCTTCCAGTTCGGCGGCTCAGAGTGGGGCGAGCTGGAGGGCGTCGCCAACCGCACGGACTACGACCTCTCCGCCCACGCCAAGGCGTCGGGCCAGGACCTGTCCTACTTCGACCAGGAGGCCGGCGAGCGCTGGACCCCCTACGTCATCGAGCCCGCGGCCGGTGTCGGGCGCACCATGCTCGCCTTCATGCTCGACGCGTACTCCGAGGACGAGGCGCCCAACGCCAAGGGCAAGATGGAGAAGCGCGCCGTGATGCGCTTCGACCCGCGCATCGCGCCGGTCAAGGTCGCCGTCCTGCCGCTCTCCCGCAACCCCGAGCTTTCCCCGAAGGCCAAGGGGCTCGCCGCCGCGCTGCGCCAGCACTGGAACATCGACTTCGACGACGCGGGCGCCATCGGCCGCCGCTACCGCCGCCAGGACGAGATCGGCACGCCGTACTGCGTCACCGTCGACTTCGACACCCTCGACGACAACGCCGTCACGGTCCGCGAGCGCGACACGATGAAGCAGGAGCGCGTCTCGCTCGACCAGATCGAGGGGTACCTGGGCAGCCGCCTCATCGGCTGCTGA
- a CDS encoding ATP-binding protein yields MTVADRPGNGDTGSGAGHSPSAYPHGHVGDLPVDAGGARAQVARLLREDGYFPGEGGTGAVGGRGRVGGTDGERGEGHADVQGRPCAEGGAGAKVGSTAFTDILLVTSELVTNALRHGGGLVRFTAKLREGHVEMEVGDRSAIHPTFTPKEPGDPVPGGYGWPLIRRLSAEVTIAGTPTGGKVIRVLIPLAPLMPLDPLGDYPEPA; encoded by the coding sequence ATGACAGTGGCGGACCGGCCGGGTAACGGGGACACCGGCTCGGGGGCCGGGCACAGCCCTTCCGCGTATCCGCACGGTCACGTGGGGGACCTTCCTGTGGACGCCGGGGGTGCCAGGGCCCAAGTGGCCAGGCTGCTGCGGGAGGACGGGTACTTCCCCGGCGAAGGCGGCACGGGAGCCGTGGGTGGCAGGGGGCGCGTGGGTGGCACGGATGGCGAGCGCGGCGAGGGCCATGCCGACGTTCAGGGCCGTCCCTGTGCTGAAGGCGGCGCCGGTGCCAAGGTCGGCTCCACCGCCTTCACCGACATCCTTCTCGTCACCTCGGAGCTGGTCACCAACGCGCTGCGGCACGGCGGCGGCCTCGTCCGCTTCACCGCGAAACTCCGCGAAGGGCACGTGGAGATGGAGGTGGGGGACCGCAGCGCCATCCACCCGACCTTCACCCCGAAGGAGCCAGGCGACCCCGTCCCCGGTGGCTACGGCTGGCCCCTGATACGGCGACTGTCCGCCGAAGTCACCATCGCGGGAACGCCGACGGGCGGCAAAGTGATCCGTGTGCTGATTCCACTGGCACCACTGATGCCGCTCGATCCGTTGGGTGATTACCCGGAACCGGCCTGA
- a CDS encoding Fur family transcriptional regulator gives MTTAGPPVRGRSTRQRAAVASALDEVDEFRSAQDLHDMLKHRGDSVGLTTVYRTLQSLADAGEVDVLRTNDGEAVYRRCASEDHHHHLVCRACGKAVEVEGPAVEKWAEAIASEHGYVNVAHTIEIFGTCAECAECGSA, from the coding sequence GTGACAACCGCTGGACCCCCGGTGCGAGGCCGGTCCACCCGGCAGCGCGCCGCCGTGGCCTCGGCCCTCGACGAGGTCGATGAATTCCGCAGTGCCCAGGATCTGCACGACATGCTGAAGCACCGGGGCGACTCGGTCGGGCTGACCACGGTCTACCGCACGCTCCAGTCTCTCGCCGACGCCGGCGAGGTCGATGTCCTGCGCACCAACGACGGCGAGGCCGTCTACCGGCGCTGCGCGTCGGAGGACCATCACCATCATCTGGTGTGCAGGGCCTGCGGCAAGGCGGTGGAGGTCGAAGGTCCCGCCGTCGAGAAGTGGGCGGAGGCCATCGCCTCGGAACACGGCTATGTGAACGTGGCACACACGATCGAGATCTTCGGGACGTGCGCGGAGTGCGCGGAGTGTGGCTCCGCGTAG
- a CDS encoding metal ABC transporter permease has protein sequence MEMLDYAFMQRALIAAVLVGVTAPAIGTYLVQRRQAIMGDGIGHVAMTGVALGFLLSTSPVWTATAVAVVGSVGMELIRSRGRTSGDIALALLFYGGMAGGVMIINQAPGGSTANLTSYLFGSITTVAAEDVTAVVILAAFVIAITLGLRRQLFAVCQDEEFARVTGLPVRLLNLLIAVTAAVTVTVAMRIVGLLLVSAMMVIPVAAAQRVTRGFAATLGLSMVIGVVVSLSGTVSTYYLDAPSGASIVLLAIAVFLVLTAVATPLARRRARVANAAMAAAADSVECAVPTARSSADDVKV, from the coding sequence ATGGAAATGCTGGATTACGCCTTCATGCAGCGGGCCCTGATCGCGGCGGTACTCGTCGGGGTGACGGCGCCCGCGATCGGCACGTATCTCGTGCAGCGCAGGCAGGCGATCATGGGCGACGGCATCGGCCACGTGGCGATGACAGGGGTGGCCCTCGGCTTCCTGCTCAGCACGAGCCCGGTGTGGACGGCGACCGCGGTCGCCGTCGTCGGCTCCGTCGGCATGGAGCTGATCCGCTCGCGCGGCAGGACGAGCGGTGACATAGCGCTCGCGCTGCTCTTCTACGGCGGCATGGCGGGCGGCGTCATGATCATCAACCAGGCGCCCGGCGGTTCGACGGCCAATCTGACCAGTTACCTCTTCGGGTCGATCACCACGGTGGCGGCCGAGGACGTGACGGCGGTCGTCATTCTCGCCGCGTTCGTGATCGCCATCACACTGGGCCTGCGCAGGCAGCTCTTCGCGGTCTGCCAGGACGAGGAGTTCGCGCGGGTCACCGGGCTCCCTGTCCGGCTGCTGAACCTGCTGATCGCGGTGACCGCGGCCGTCACCGTCACCGTCGCGATGCGGATCGTCGGGCTGTTGCTGGTCAGCGCCATGATGGTGATCCCTGTCGCCGCCGCGCAGCGGGTGACGCGCGGTTTCGCGGCGACGCTCGGCCTCTCGATGGTGATCGGTGTCGTCGTCTCCCTCTCCGGCACGGTGTCGACGTACTACCTGGACGCGCCTTCGGGGGCGAGCATCGTCCTGTTGGCCATCGCGGTGTTCCTGGTCCTGACGGCGGTGGCGACGCCGCTGGCCAGGCGGCGGGCGCGGGTGGCCAACGCGGCCATGGCCGCCGCCGCGGACAGCGTGGAATGCGCGGTTCCCACGGCGCGTTCTTCGGCGGATGATGTCAAGGTGTGA
- a CDS encoding metal ABC transporter substrate-binding protein, with the protein MNVRRRSISATAVTALAALGAVALSSCSSSGASADDGGKGGKLDVVASFYPMQFLAEQIGGDHVNVSTLTKPGVEPHDLEITPQQTGKLGEADFVLYLGGLQPAVDEAVKQSGVKTSVDAAEFTTLEKHGDEVGHDHGDEGEEAHDHGDEGDENGTDPHIWLDPVRYSQVAKGVGEKLAKADPDHASDYRANTKKLTGKLASLNKEFKDGLSSTRTKTFITTHSAFGYLAERYGLEQEGISGIDPESEPSPARMKQLQEIAKKDHVTTVFFEALASDKTAKTLARDTGLRTAVLDPMEGITSKSAGDDYLEVMRSNLTTLRKALGAK; encoded by the coding sequence ATGAACGTACGACGCCGGTCCATATCGGCCACAGCTGTCACCGCCCTCGCCGCCCTCGGAGCGGTCGCCCTCTCCTCCTGCTCGTCCTCCGGGGCCTCCGCCGACGACGGCGGGAAGGGCGGGAAGCTGGACGTGGTCGCGTCCTTCTACCCGATGCAGTTCCTCGCCGAGCAGATCGGCGGCGACCACGTGAACGTGTCGACGCTCACCAAGCCCGGCGTCGAGCCGCACGACCTGGAGATCACCCCGCAGCAGACGGGCAAGTTGGGCGAGGCCGACTTCGTCCTCTACCTGGGCGGACTCCAGCCCGCCGTCGACGAGGCCGTCAAGCAGTCCGGCGTGAAGACCTCCGTGGACGCGGCCGAGTTCACCACCCTGGAGAAGCACGGTGACGAGGTCGGCCACGACCACGGCGACGAGGGCGAGGAGGCCCACGACCACGGCGACGAGGGAGACGAGAACGGCACAGACCCGCACATCTGGCTCGACCCCGTCCGGTACTCCCAGGTCGCCAAGGGAGTCGGCGAGAAGCTGGCGAAGGCCGACCCCGACCACGCCTCGGACTACCGCGCCAACACCAAGAAGCTGACGGGTAAGCTCGCCTCCCTGAACAAGGAGTTCAAGGACGGGCTGAGCTCCACCAGGACCAAGACCTTCATCACCACGCACTCCGCCTTCGGCTACCTCGCCGAGCGCTACGGTCTTGAGCAGGAAGGTATCTCCGGTATCGACCCGGAGTCCGAGCCCAGCCCGGCCAGGATGAAGCAACTCCAGGAGATAGCGAAGAAGGACCACGTCACCACCGTCTTCTTCGAGGCGCTGGCGAGCGACAAGACCGCGAAGACCCTGGCCAGGGACACCGGGCTGCGGACCGCGGTGCTCGACCCGATGGAGGGCATCACCAGCAAGTCGGCCGGCGACGACTACCTCGAAGTCATGCGGTCGAACCTCACCACTCTGAGGAAGGCCCTGGGCGCCAAGTGA
- a CDS encoding VOC family protein, translated as MVSGPRGGATPWVTLLTGDPDAARDFYGPLLNWTFDSGEDAGTVWRALDVEGAPVALIGRSHAGTRGSGIWAPCFEVGDADFCAARIRAHGGTVAVGPLPFLGGRRVLAADRHGTPFSVRQGPEGRTSCRQPPYGRGARPETARYSLHTRDVVETAAFYSAVLCAAGPGPVGAGVTSGTYGDETTLSRDGLRLMGLVPLPRESTVGSACWQPEFVVADVAGRTARAVTLGATLVTDGTESTAGTGTPSGVPGPDGPGVPLGAGTPGGPKAGAGRALLRAPDGTVFALATTRP; from the coding sequence ATGGTGTCGGGACCGCGTGGCGGCGCCACTCCCTGGGTCACCCTGCTCACCGGCGACCCGGACGCCGCCAGGGATTTCTACGGCCCCTTGCTGAACTGGACGTTCGACTCCGGCGAGGACGCGGGTACGGTCTGGCGGGCGCTGGACGTGGAGGGCGCGCCGGTGGCGCTGATCGGCCGTTCGCACGCCGGAACGCGGGGAAGCGGAATCTGGGCGCCGTGCTTCGAGGTCGGGGACGCCGACTTCTGCGCCGCCAGGATCAGGGCGCACGGCGGCACGGTCGCGGTGGGCCCCCTGCCGTTCCTCGGCGGCCGGCGCGTCCTGGCGGCGGACCGGCACGGCACCCCGTTCTCCGTCCGGCAGGGCCCCGAGGGGCGCACCTCCTGCCGACAGCCGCCCTACGGGCGTGGAGCGCGCCCCGAGACGGCGCGGTACAGCCTGCACACCCGTGACGTGGTGGAGACCGCGGCCTTCTACAGCGCCGTCCTGTGCGCGGCGGGGCCGGGACCTGTCGGGGCGGGCGTCACCTCGGGGACGTACGGCGACGAGACGACGCTGAGCCGTGACGGTCTACGGCTGATGGGCCTGGTCCCGCTCCCCCGCGAGTCCACGGTGGGGTCCGCGTGTTGGCAGCCGGAGTTCGTGGTGGCGGATGTCGCCGGTCGTACGGCGCGCGCGGTGACGCTGGGAGCGACACTCGTCACGGACGGAACGGAGTCAACGGCCGGAACGGGCACACCGAGCGGTGTGCCAGGACCGGACGGGCCGGGCGTACCGCTGGGAGCGGGCACGCCGGGCGGCCCGAAGGCCGGCGCCGGGCGCGCGCTGCTGCGGGCACCGGACGGCACGGTGTTCGCCCTGGCCACCACCCGCCCTTGA